Below is a genomic region from Pyrococcus kukulkanii.
TCCAAGGTCAAAGAAGGTCAAGAAATTGACGTGGTTTTCGACATGAAGAGGGCTCATGTATTCAAAAAGGAAAATGGGGAAGCAGTATTTTAGTACGCCTCTAATATTATCTTTCCAGCCTCAGTTATGCTCTTGCTTCCCAGGAAGCCAAGGGCTCTCAGCATCGTTAGTGCTTTCTTAATTTCTTCCTCACTTAAGCTGAGGTGCTTCTTTATCACGTCAACTTCCTCGATCTTGTAGTCTCTAGCTTCGCCCTTCTCCTTCCATATCCTATTAAAGGTCTCGATGTTCTCTTGGATGATCCTTAGCACGTTGAAGAGCGTTGGTGTTAAGCTGAACTTGACCTTTATTATCTCCTGAAGCTTCGCACCCTCTATTGCACTCTTCACTTTCTCGCCAAGCTCCGTCAGCTTAACCATTCCATTCTGGAGCTCTATGATGAATCCCTTGGCCTCGGCCTCTCCAATTGCCCTGATGATATCCTTCTCATCTCCACCTATGTAGTCCTTAACTAGTCTCACCAACTCATCCTTGTGGATGTACTTCTTCCTGGGGAGCTTAGCTAAGATTGCGGCGTCGTATCTTGTGAGGTAGGGCTTTCTCTTTATTTCCTTGGAAAGCTTAAGATAAAACCTGCCCTTATCGGTTACACCAGCCTTGATGACTCCTTCCTCTTGTGCCTTGATTACCCACTCCGCTATTGGAACGTCACCGCTCTCAGCGTAAGTTACAGCTTTCATCGCGTCAACGCTAACGGGCCCGTGCTCAAGAACTTCCCTGCCCCAACCGGTGAGCCAGTACGTATCTTTACCTTTTACGAACCTCCTTTCGATTAGCTCCTTACTCTCAAGGAGGTGCAACAGCTCGCCGACATCCTCTATTCCAGCCCTCTCCCTTATCTCCCTCTCCGTTGGCAACACATCTGGGTTAGTTTTGTTCTTCTCCTCTATCTCCCTGATTGCACTAAGAACCTTAATCTCATCTTCAAGCACGTATATGGGCAGAACTTTCTCTTCCTCCCTAGTTATCGCTTCATAAGTGTCTGAAATTGCCTTTCCAAACTCCGTAACCCCCTTCTCGTTAACGAGCCCCATGCTCTCCAGTTCTCCCGTTTTCCTTCCAGCCTTGAGGGCTTCAAAGTCTTCCTTCCTTAGGACTATAGCCCTCGCGAACACTGGAATCATTGAGAGTGCCCTCAATGCTAACTTTGCAGCGGGTGTAGTTGAGAACGCACTACCATTCTCCGTCGGTGGGGATATCTTGAGAAGCCTCATCGCTTGAAGGGCATTTATAATGTTATCACCGTAGGCCTTTGAGTTCTTGAAGGTTATCAGCTCATCAAGCGTCCCTATCTTGGGCATTCCCCTTAAGAACGAGGCTATTTCAGGAGTCAGATACACAACGGGATGGGTACTCCTATAGACTTCAAGGATAGTCCTTCCGAACTCCGTTATTCCGTTTTCGTCAGCAAGCTTCCTCTCCTTCAGTATCTTCATCCACTTCTCCAGAACTTTGCCGGTCTCTTCTAGTAGCTCGAGCATTTTGATTACCGCAGAATCTACTATAGTATCTGGCAACTCCAGGCCTTCCGCGGCCTTGACTATTTTTCTTCCGGCTTCGGTTATAACAATCCTGTTACCCTGTATCTCTGCAAGCCCCAGGATGAAAAGCTCTATTGCCCTTATCTGGAACTCCTCCGGAAACTTTGCCTCTATCTCGGCCTGGCTCTCGGTTTTAAGCATTTCCCTTAGAATCTCGATGTGTCTCCTCTTCAGGTACATGTCATCACCGATATTTTAGTAACCTTATTTTTTAAAAACTTTTGGTTAATAAAAAATAAACTTCAAGCGAGAAGGGAATCAAGCAACTCTTTGGCTTTCCTTATGCCATCCTTGAGCTTGTTAACTTCCTCCTCAAGGGACTTAACTTTGTCCTCGTACTCCCTAAGCTTTGCTTCAAGTTCCTCTATTTTGGCGTCTTTCTCTCTAAGCTTCTCTTCGTACTCCTTTGCCTTCTCCTCGTACTCCCTAATCTTAGCTTCTACCTCATCAACGGCCTTTGCCTTCTCCTCAAGTTCCTTGAGTTTTGCTTCAAGCTCCTCAGCCCTCTTGGCCTTTGCCTCGTGCTCCATAAGCTTAACCTTGTACTCTTTAAGCTCCTTCTCCAGCTCCTTCTTCTCCTCTTCAAGCTTCTCAAGCTTTGACTTGAGCTCTTCTATCTCCTTCTTGGCCTTCTCTAGGCTTTCAAGCTCTGCAGCCTCAACCTTTGCCTTTATCTCTTCGAACTCCTGCTTGAGCTTCTCGTACTCCTGCAGTAACTTCTCATACTCTTCCTTAGCCACGACTTCCCTAAGTCCGCCCTTCTCTATCATCTCTATCGTCTTTATGAGCTCGTCAAGCTTACCCTGCTTAATTAGCTCGTAAGTTTCCCTAACAAGCTGTCCAGCCTTGCTTTCACCCTT
It encodes:
- a CDS encoding DUF505 family protein, with the translated sequence MYLKRRHIEILREMLKTESQAEIEAKFPEEFQIRAIELFILGLAEIQGNRIVITEAGRKIVKAAEGLELPDTIVDSAVIKMLELLEETGKVLEKWMKILKERKLADENGITEFGRTILEVYRSTHPVVYLTPEIASFLRGMPKIGTLDELITFKNSKAYGDNIINALQAMRLLKISPPTENGSAFSTTPAAKLALRALSMIPVFARAIVLRKEDFEALKAGRKTGELESMGLVNEKGVTEFGKAISDTYEAITREEEKVLPIYVLEDEIKVLSAIREIEEKNKTNPDVLPTEREIRERAGIEDVGELLHLLESKELIERRFVKGKDTYWLTGWGREVLEHGPVSVDAMKAVTYAESGDVPIAEWVIKAQEEGVIKAGVTDKGRFYLKLSKEIKRKPYLTRYDAAILAKLPRKKYIHKDELVRLVKDYIGGDEKDIIRAIGEAEAKGFIIELQNGMVKLTELGEKVKSAIEGAKLQEIIKVKFSLTPTLFNVLRIIQENIETFNRIWKEKGEARDYKIEEVDVIKKHLSLSEEEIKKALTMLRALGFLGSKSITEAGKIILEAY
- a CDS encoding transcriptional regulator, with amino-acid sequence MSVEVPLNPITRSEIHQLESLLLFATLFRPEVIELIKDPAERLTWVDSLAVAAGAIAREKAGMTVSEIARELGRTEATIRKHLKGESKAGQLVRETYELIKQGKLDELIKTIEMIEKGGLREVVAKEEYEKLLQEYEKLKQEFEEIKAKVEAAELESLEKAKKEIEELKSKLEKLEEEKKELEKELKEYKVKLMEHEAKAKRAEELEAKLKELEEKAKAVDEVEAKIREYEEKAKEYEEKLREKDAKIEELEAKLREYEDKVKSLEEEVNKLKDGIRKAKELLDSLLA